From a region of the Bremerella alba genome:
- a CDS encoding coenzyme F420 hydrogenase/dehydrogenase beta subunit N-terminal domain-containing protein yields the protein MEYYLAYSKTPEVRHYSTSGGFTKEVLAYALRTKLVSKAVFVRMNGIKSEVVVTDDPQELFTPATNSIYDPISPLAGLKQLGPEETCATTLLPCHVEVAPRDKCKLIIELLCGRTPLPEWTTEVLDAQGVKPEEVRTFYYRTGTWPGYGVIELHDGRSGEFSFVHAWPTGENDTQPAKCLTCRRISLGPDIVVSDPWGLFKHFDRNEPGKTLVHVKNRDLLPWLHQANIVLEPISEHLYQYSIRPHVNRKRART from the coding sequence ATGGAATACTATCTCGCTTACTCCAAAACACCTGAGGTGCGGCACTACTCGACCTCTGGCGGATTCACGAAAGAGGTGCTTGCTTATGCCCTGCGAACGAAGCTGGTCTCCAAGGCTGTTTTTGTTCGCATGAACGGAATCAAGTCGGAAGTTGTCGTCACGGATGATCCGCAAGAGCTTTTCACGCCGGCCACCAATAGTATTTACGATCCCATTTCCCCTCTGGCAGGACTTAAGCAACTTGGCCCCGAAGAAACCTGTGCGACGACCCTCTTGCCGTGTCATGTGGAAGTCGCCCCGCGCGACAAGTGCAAGCTGATTATCGAACTGCTTTGCGGCCGGACGCCTCTTCCTGAGTGGACTACCGAAGTGCTGGATGCCCAAGGAGTCAAGCCGGAAGAAGTGCGAACGTTTTACTACCGAACCGGGACCTGGCCAGGCTATGGAGTCATCGAGCTGCACGACGGACGATCCGGTGAGTTCTCGTTTGTGCATGCCTGGCCGACGGGCGAGAACGATACGCAGCCTGCCAAATGCCTGACTTGTCGGCGAATTTCACTGGGGCCCGATATCGTCGTCTCCGATCCGTGGGGCCTGTTCAAGCATTTTGATCGCAACGAGCCCGGCAAGACCTTGGTACACGTGAAAAATCGGGACTTGCTTCCCTGGTTACATCAAGCCAACATCGTGTTGGAGCCAATCAGCGAGCATCTTTATCAGTACTCCATCCGTCCTCACGTCAATCGAAAACGGGCCCGCACGTGA